Proteins from one Melospiza melodia melodia isolate bMelMel2 chromosome 18, bMelMel2.pri, whole genome shotgun sequence genomic window:
- the LOC134426324 gene encoding mitochondrial import inner membrane translocase subunit TIM16-like isoform X2 → MAKYLAQIILVGAQVVGRAFMRALRQEFAASQAAADARGRAERPQSAAASRIIGISLQEAQQILNVSSLNPEEIQKNYDHLFKVNDKSVGGSFYLQSKVVRAKERLDEELRIQAKGDPEKGRKAET, encoded by the exons ATG GCCAAGTACCTGGCACAGATCATCCTGGTGGGGGCCCAGGTGGTGGGACGGGCCTTCATGcgggcgctgcgccaggagttcGCAG CGAGCCAGGCCGCGGCCGATGCGCGGGGCCGTGCCGAGAGGCCCCagtctgctgctgcctccaggatCATCGGCATCAGCCTCCAGGAAGCCCAGCAGATCCTCAACGTCTCCAGCCTGAACCCTGAGGAGATCCAGAAG AACTACGACCACCTGTTCAAGGTGAACGACAAATCAGTGGGAGGCTCCTTCTACCTGCAGTCCAAG gtggTGCGAGCCAAGGAGCGGCTGGACGAGGAGCTGCGCATCCAGGCCAAGGGTGACCCGGAGAAGGGGCGGAAAGCCGAGACGTGA